A window of Exiguobacterium sp. FSL W8-0210 genomic DNA:
TGCCAAAGCCAATACGATTTCACGTTAGCAGCAACAGGATCGATCGCTAAATCGAGCCAGACGGCAAACAATGGAACGAGAATCAATGTACTATAGCGAAACGAGAACAAACGGGAGAAAGCGAGACTCGCCCCCATGACCGATAGCCATGCAGCCCCGATCGTAATCGGCACACCTAATAATTGGACACCGAAATCCGACTCGTAACGATATGTTCCAAACGGCCAACCGGTATGGACCCCAATCGACTCAATGATGATCGAACCAAAGAAGATAAAGGGGATGACAAGACGCCCCTTCGGTAAGACATGCCAAAAATAGAGAGCTGCGTATAAGCCGGAAGCGAATAAAAAGACGGCATTGGCCCACTCGAGCCAAGGGGGAAGTAACGAAAAACCGACTAAGATCAAGCCGATGGTGAACCAAATCGAAAAGAAAATCCAAAGACGTTTATGAAACTGCTCCATGCGTGACACTCCTCCATTTCCAAAATAGCTTCTGTCATAAGTATACCCATATATCTTGAAAACGAGCGAGGGAGAAGCGGTCTTGTAAAAAAAGTGGTCCGGCTTCTCGCAAGAGAAACCGAACCACTTCCTATCATCATCCGTTTGAATGTTGTTTTTGCTTCTTCTTTTTGATGAACGAGAAAAGGAGAAACGCGATATACAACGGAACAGCAACGAACCAAAACGTCGACCACTCATTGCTACGAGCAATCATGACATACGTCACGTACAGCAATGTAAAGGTGATGACGAACGTATGGCGCGGAACGGGAATGTCTTTAAAACTTGGAATCTTGACACGACTGACCATCAAGAAGGCAAGACCTGTAAAGACGAGTGGGACCATCAAGTCGTTCATTCGTCCGCTAAACAACGTGACGACGGCCAAAATACCACCAGCCGCTGTAATCGGTACACCTGAAAAATAAGCAGATGCCACATTCGTTGCCGATAAATTAAACCGAGCAAGACGGAATGCGCCAAACAACGGGAACAGAGCAGAGATTAGTAAACCAACTTCTCCGAATTCATAGAAATACGTATAGTAGGCCATCATTGCAGGTGCGACACCGAATGTCACGATATCTGCTAATGAGTCCAGTTCTTTTCCGAAGTCGCCTGCTACACCAAGCATCCGAGCAAGACGTCCGTCCAGACTATCAAGCATCATCGCGATGACGATTAGTAAGGTGGCATTTTGAAAATCACCTTTTGCTGCCATGACGATGGCTAAAAAACCACAATACAGATTTCCGAACGTAAATAGGTTGGGTATTGAATTACGAACACGATCTTTCCACAAAATGATTCCTCCTACCACTTCATCGATACTACTCATCATACCATAATTAGGAGACGGAATTCAGCCGTTCGTAAAGAGAATCCCCTGAGTGAAAGATAAAAAATCATGAGGATTCAATCGAACTTGATGTCCACGTTTTCCAGCGGATATGATGATGAGTGGTTCATGGATAGCACGATCCGATAAAAGAACCGGAAAGTTCTTCTTAGCACCGATGGCAGAGACACCACCTCGAATATAGCCAGTCAGGCCTTCTAACTCCTTCATCGGAACAAGCGCGACTTTTTTTGAATGCAATGCTTTGGCCGCTGCCTTTAGAGAGAGTTCTTCTTCCCCCGAAATGACGACGAAGACATATTTATTTTCGACCATTTTCAAAACAAGGGTTTTAAAAATGGTCGAAAGGGGGTAATTAATCTTTCTAGCGACGGCTTCAGCAGATAAATCATCAAGATCAACAGGATAAGTGAGGGATTCGAAGTCAATCTTAGACTGCTTCAGAAGCCTCTCGACGTTCGTTTTGCTCATGTGTTTCTCCTTTGACGAGTGAGTATTGGACCCATTTCCGTCCGTGCCAACGTTTCATGGCGAAAATGCCACGGAACCATTCGTCAGCAGAGAAGGCAATCCAGATTCCAAGTAATCCAAGACCGAAACCAAGACCAAGTGTATAACTGAGGACGACCGCGATTCCCCACATCGATAGAATACCGATGGCGACAGGGAAACGAACATCTCCTGCCGATTTAAGAGTTCCCATGAGCACGATGTTCATCGCGCGACCTGGTTCAAGAATGACGCTTGCCCAGAGTAGTGGGATACCGATTGCAATGATTTCAGGACTCGATGTGAACACTGATAGAATCGATGAACCGAATGAAGCAAGAGCGACAGCTGAGATGAAGCTTGCGAAAACAGCAATCTTCAATGTTTTCACAGCACGTCCATATGCTTGTTCAAATTGTTGCGCACCAACTTGGCGTGCGACGAGTAATTGCGTTCCTTGAGCGATGGCAAGCGTGAATAGGAAACAAAGCATCGTGATGTTTGATACATAAACACGAGCAGACAACGCTGCTTCACCAATTGTTGCGATGAATCCTGTGATGATGAGTTGTGAGAATTGATAGGCGATTCCTTCACCAGCAGATGGGATTCCGATGTTCATGATTCGTTTCACATCCTCACGATTGAAATGAATCAAGTCTTTTACTGTAAAACGTAAAGAAAGTTTGCGGTAAACGACAAAGAACAAGACAAGGACAGCGATTGTCCGGGCGATGACGATCGACCAAGCGACACCAGCAACACCGAGAACGGGAATGCCGAAGAGTCCAAGAACAGCGATGACGTTACCAAAAGCACTAACGAAATTCATGAGTAGCGTGACGTACATAGCATTTTTTGTGAATCCATGACTCCGGAGAATTGCACCCAGTGTCAATGAGATGGCTTCTAAGAAAAGGAATAGACCAACGATCTTAATGAACGTTTCGCCATAGACGAGCGTCTCTCCTTCTAACGAGAAAAATCCAAGGAGTTGTCTTCCGAACAACACCACGGTCAGAGAAACGATGAGACCGGTATACAAGTTAATCGCAAAAGCAGAACGAGCCGTTTGACGAGCGTTTTGCGTCTTTCTTGCACCGAGGTACTGACCAATGATGATCGTTGCACCGACCGAGGTGATGTTAAAGAGAATAATGAAGATATTCAAAATTTGATTGGATACACCGACTGCTGCAGCAGCGCTATCTGAGTAATAACTTAAAATCAACGTTGCAATGATCCCGAGGCTCATATGCAATGCAATCTCGATGAATAATGGCCACGTAATGTGGAATAAGCTTGGTTGCTTGACTGTTTTCATAAATAAATCCCCTTTGTTTCATAAAACGAATAGTGTTTCTTTATCTTTTTGAAACTATACGCCTTCGATTTTCATAATGAAAGAGGGTTTTTTGTCTTTCATCGAAAAAAAAGAGATTTAAAAGGATTTTCATAAAATATCACGAATACATCATAATGAACAATCATTCATTTTTTAAAGGTAGGGGAATCCGATGAAACGAGAGATGCATTATGTCGTCAAGGATCAAATTGCAACGCTAACGCTAGCTCGACCCAAACAACTGAATGCATTAACGTCGAATTTACTAGAGGAATTGGCAGACGCTCTAGAAGAAGCGAATCAGGATGAAGAAGTACGTGTCATCGTCTTGACTGGTGAAGGACGTGGATTTTGTGCAGGGCAAGATTTGAAAACCGTCTCGTCTGAGCTCGATCATGGTGAATATCTACAGCAGTATTACCATCCTGTCGTTCGGGCACTCGCTAAATCGAAGAAACCGACGATCGCTGCCATCAATGGTGTAGCGGCAGGTGCTGGGTTATCACTAACGCTCGCCTGCGATTTCCGCCTCGTCCACGCTGAAGCGAAATTGTCGCTCGGATTCATCAATATCGGTCTTGTTCCGGATGCAGGAGCGCCGTATTTCTTACCTCGGCTAATCGGTGCGGCAAAAGCAACGGAGCTTGCGTTACTCGGTGACACGATTTCAGCAGACGAAGCCGTTTCGCTCAACCTTGCAACACGAAGCATCGAATCAGAGCAATTTGTAGAAG
This region includes:
- a CDS encoding enoyl-CoA hydratase/isomerase family protein; its protein translation is MKREMHYVVKDQIATLTLARPKQLNALTSNLLEELADALEEANQDEEVRVIVLTGEGRGFCAGQDLKTVSSELDHGEYLQQYYHPVVRALAKSKKPTIAAINGVAAGAGLSLTLACDFRLVHAEAKLSLGFINIGLVPDAGAPYFLPRLIGAAKATELALLGDTISADEAVSLNLATRSIESEQFVEEVTAFARQLADRPTKVIGYIKQLQAASYENNLEEMLTQEIIYQSRAGKTEDHRHAVESFIEKKRPVFVGR
- the pssA gene encoding CDP-diacylglycerol--serine O-phosphatidyltransferase is translated as MMSSIDEVVGGIILWKDRVRNSIPNLFTFGNLYCGFLAIVMAAKGDFQNATLLIVIAMMLDSLDGRLARMLGVAGDFGKELDSLADIVTFGVAPAMMAYYTYFYEFGEVGLLISALFPLFGAFRLARFNLSATNVASAYFSGVPITAAGGILAVVTLFSGRMNDLMVPLVFTGLAFLMVSRVKIPSFKDIPVPRHTFVITFTLLYVTYVMIARSNEWSTFWFVAVPLYIAFLLFSFIKKKKQKQHSNG
- a CDS encoding carotenoid biosynthesis protein; translated protein: MEQFHKRLWIFFSIWFTIGLILVGFSLLPPWLEWANAVFLFASGLYAALYFWHVLPKGRLVIPFIFFGSIIIESIGVHTGWPFGTYRYESDFGVQLLGVPITIGAAWLSVMGASLAFSRLFSFRYSTLILVPLFAVWLDLAIDPVAANVKSYWLWQDGGWYYDIPTQNFFGWYGTALVFSFFINRYQVKATDAALEQNNQYLFLILHTLFGVTAGVAGLYGVTLVSLSAFIVYFIVKRGVTVERSKQKQIS
- a CDS encoding MATE family efflux transporter — its product is MKTVKQPSLFHITWPLFIEIALHMSLGIIATLILSYYSDSAAAAVGVSNQILNIFIILFNITSVGATIIIGQYLGARKTQNARQTARSAFAINLYTGLIVSLTVVLFGRQLLGFFSLEGETLVYGETFIKIVGLFLFLEAISLTLGAILRSHGFTKNAMYVTLLMNFVSAFGNVIAVLGLFGIPVLGVAGVAWSIVIARTIAVLVLFFVVYRKLSLRFTVKDLIHFNREDVKRIMNIGIPSAGEGIAYQFSQLIITGFIATIGEAALSARVYVSNITMLCFLFTLAIAQGTQLLVARQVGAQQFEQAYGRAVKTLKIAVFASFISAVALASFGSSILSVFTSSPEIIAIGIPLLWASVILEPGRAMNIVLMGTLKSAGDVRFPVAIGILSMWGIAVVLSYTLGLGFGLGLLGIWIAFSADEWFRGIFAMKRWHGRKWVQYSLVKGETHEQNERREASEAV
- a CDS encoding aminoacyl-tRNA deacylase, encoding MSKTNVERLLKQSKIDFESLTYPVDLDDLSAEAVARKINYPLSTIFKTLVLKMVENKYVFVVISGEEELSLKAAAKALHSKKVALVPMKELEGLTGYIRGGVSAIGAKKNFPVLLSDRAIHEPLIIISAGKRGHQVRLNPHDFLSFTQGILFTNG